TGGCAACATCAACCTTGCCAATGGCAGTACCTTCTTAGATGCTTTAACTGCAATTAGCCCCAATTTGGAGAATACTAGACTCAAGAAAATTGCTTTGATCCGCTTCGATCAAGAGCAAGGTAAAGCAATTACCAAAGAATTAAATGCTAAGAAAGCCTTGATGGGCGATGTTTCCCAAAATGTCCCACTCCAGGATAATGATGTCATTGTTGTGGGTCGTAATTTGGTGGGTCGAATTACGTATGCTCTAAATACGTTTACTCAACCATTCCGCGATATTTTAGGATTTTTATTGTTCTTTGACGAAATTTCCGATAGTGCTAGTGACCTTTTCGGTCCCGGTTCTAATGAGGACAATGATGATTAAGTAATCAACATGATTAAGTAACAAAGCGTAGCAAAATCTGCAACTAACTAGAAATGCTGAGTTACCTTAGAAGCTAACCTGCTTTATTCCCCCTTTCCCTGTCCCCATCTACTGCATTTTCCTGCTGCTATGACTCCCCCCTTTGTCAAACGTTATCTCATTGCTCTGGATCGACATAAATGGGCTGGACTTGCGGGTTTTGCCCTCATTATGGGTGCCTCTGTATTAGTGGCGGCTCAACCAGAGGAACCACCCACCTACGTCGCCCAAGGGGCGCTAGCTAACAATCGCCCCCCTGTGACATTTTCTGAAACAGGGACGCAGATCCAGGTGCAAGGACAGGTTCTCAGTCCAGAAATTCTCCTGGCCGATAACGTGGTTGAGGCGGCAGCCAGTCAAGTCAATGCTGAGCCGAGTGAGGTAAAGCGCAACGCCACCGTAGAAGAACCTAAGAAGGGCAAAGATAACAAAGACAATAATGCCGGTGGTTCATTCATCGTCACCTATCGAGATGGTAGTGATCCCACGCGAGCCGCTGAGGCAGCTAAGGCGTTGATGAATGGGATGGTGGAACAAAGTCGCCTCATCAATACAGCGCGTTTGCGAGCAATTATTCAGGAACTCAATCAGCGTTTACCTCAAGCGACTCAAGAGCTGAGAGAAGCAGAACAAAAGCTAGAACAGTATGACCGCCGAGAAGGTCCTGCTCTGGTAGCGGCTCAAAACGGCAATGTAATTACGGCGATTCAAAACGCCGAGGAACAGCAACGGCAACTCCGCCTAGCCATGGAAGGGACAATGGCTCAAATGCGGAGTCTCCAGCAAAGATTGGGATTGAATCCTGAGCAAGCGTACGCATCCTCTGCTCTCAGCGCCGATCCAATTATTGCTAATTTACGAGCCCAAATTTATCAAAACGAATCGCAGATCGCTCTGCTAGCCCAAGACCTACGATCTGAGCATCCCACAATGATTGATTTGCGCAACAAGCAGCAAGCTTACGAGCAGATGCTACAACAACGCGCTTCTGAAGTGGTGGGTGGAAACCAAGTTGCCGCACCATTGCTGGGTGGCAATCAAATTCGTCGAGACAGTAGCTTAGACCCAGCGAGGCAGCAGTTGGCAAACCAACTGACCGCTTTACAAACCCAATTGGATACCATGCGCCAGCAGATGGCGTCTGCGGCTCGAACTGAGCAAGAAATGCGGCGTGAATATGCCGTACTGCCTAACAAACAATTGGAGCGAACTCGCTTAGAACAGCAGGCAACTCTGAAACGTGCTTTCTATGACCGGATGCAGGCGGCTCTAGTTGATGCCAAGGCCGCAGAGGCAGAAACGGCTAGTAGTTTGACGATCGCGAAGCCCCCAGAAGTTTCGCAAGATGTGAAAGCGCCTAAGAACGCTCCTTTGACGTTGGGAATTGGTGCTCTGGTCGGGTTGTTAGTGGGTGGCGGTTTAATCTTGCTCCTAGACTCTCTCGAAGGCAAATTCTACACCTTGGAGGACGTGCGAGAAGCACTGCGTCAGCGCGAGATCGCCATCCTGGGTGTTTTACCGCTGTTGCCTGGGGCTGATGCTTACAACGGTGAGATTCCAGTTGTAGTTGATCCAGAATCTCCCTACGCCGACTTCTACGAGCGCTTGCGGAGTAATTTACGCCGTGTCGAAGGCAAGATGCTTAAAGTGATCTTGGTGACGAGCGTAGTGGGTCAAGAAGGTAAGACCATTAGTGCTTACAATTTAGCGATCGCCTCGGCCAGAGCAGGCAAGCGGACTTTGATTATTGAAACCGATTTGCGATCGCCCTCTCAAGCGAGATCCCTTAAAATCACTCCAGATCCAGACAGTGTGATTGAACCGCTACGCTACTATGGTCAATTTGGCGACTGCATTCGTTTAGTCCCTGATATAGAAAACCTTTACATTGTGCCTAGCACCGGGCCACAGCGTCAGGCTGCTGCGATTTTAGAGTCTAGCGAAATGCGCCGTTTGTTGGAGGATGTGCGAGGGCGCTTTGATGTCGTCATCCTCGATACACCTTCGCTCAGCCTCTGCAATGATGCCCTCTTGTTAGAGCCTTATAGCGATGGCATGCTCCTCGTCACCCGACCCGGTTATACCGAGGATAGCTTGTTAGCTGAAGCCACTGACCAACTGGCTGAATCAGACTTCCGGCTCTTGGGCGCTATCATCAATGGCGTGGACATTCCCGTACAATCTATTGAGCCTTTAGAGGACGACGAACTCATCGTTCAGCCACTGGATGAGCCAGATGCTGAAGACCTAGAACAAGTAGCCACTGGTGTCAGAGACTACCGTTAGCACTGATTGGCAACGAACAGAGCGATCGCGTATTTAAGCCAAGAGAGAGGGGCTGCGATCGCGTGGCAATTTGCTTGCTAAAATTTGGACTAGTAGCTCAACGGACTAGTTCAATTAAATCTTCTCTTGATCTCCGTAAAAAGCCCGATTTCGCAATTGGGACAATTGAACATACTGGTAAACATGGCGTTTTACCCTTTCAGCTTTAAATTCTTATAAGCTTTTGGCTATTTAACTCTGAGGCGCGACGTGCCCGGAAATTAAAGCCCAACCATTAAACTAAGCAAACTAAATGTTCATCAGCTTAACTTGATTGGGTTTCTCTACCACCCTTTAAAATGAGGTTCCCAGTGAACGGTCTTGAGCTAGAACGGCCTAAAATTCTGGTAGTAGATGACCACCCAGCCAGTCGGATGACGGCTGTGGCTTTACTCTCTGTGGAAGGATACGATGTTTTAGAAGCAGACAGTGGGCCTGCAGCTTTGACTTGTGTCACTCAGGGCAACCCTGACTTGATCCTCCTGGATGTAATGATGCCAGGAATGGATGGCTTTGAAGTATGTCGTCGATTAAAACAAGATGAGCAAACCCGACTCACTCCAGTCATTTTTATTACCGCACTCAACGATCGGCGGGCGAGACTGAAGGGGATTGAGGCAGGGGGAGACGATTTTCTTACGAAACCGTTTGACCAGTTAGAGCTATCGGCTCGTGTGAAGTCTTTGGTGGGCCAAAAACGGTTAAATGAAGACTTAGATCATGCAGAGCAAGTACTTTTTTCCATTGCTCGCACCGTAGAGAGCCGCGACCCCAATACTGGGGATCACTGCGAACGCCTAGTAATGCGGGTTAAAGCTTTTGGAGAATACCTAAATCTATCTCGGAGTGAAGTGCGGGACTTAATGTGGGCAGGCTACCTGCACGACATTGGGAAAGTTGGAATTCCGGATGCTGTCTTGCTAAAAACAGCGGGCTTTACTCCAGAAGAATGGGAAGTAATGAAGCAGCATGTGCTGATTGGGGAAAAGATCTGCCAGCCTCTGAGAACCATGCGGGGCGTGTTGCCAATCATTCGCCATCACCACGAGCGTTGGAATGGTTCGGGATACCCCGATGGGCTAGCTGGCAGTGATATTCCTTCTCTAGTCCAAGTTTTTCAGCTGATTGATATCTACGATGCT
This region of Trichocoleus desertorum NBK24 genomic DNA includes:
- a CDS encoding tyrosine-protein kinase domain-containing protein, whose translation is MTPPFVKRYLIALDRHKWAGLAGFALIMGASVLVAAQPEEPPTYVAQGALANNRPPVTFSETGTQIQVQGQVLSPEILLADNVVEAAASQVNAEPSEVKRNATVEEPKKGKDNKDNNAGGSFIVTYRDGSDPTRAAEAAKALMNGMVEQSRLINTARLRAIIQELNQRLPQATQELREAEQKLEQYDRREGPALVAAQNGNVITAIQNAEEQQRQLRLAMEGTMAQMRSLQQRLGLNPEQAYASSALSADPIIANLRAQIYQNESQIALLAQDLRSEHPTMIDLRNKQQAYEQMLQQRASEVVGGNQVAAPLLGGNQIRRDSSLDPARQQLANQLTALQTQLDTMRQQMASAARTEQEMRREYAVLPNKQLERTRLEQQATLKRAFYDRMQAALVDAKAAEAETASSLTIAKPPEVSQDVKAPKNAPLTLGIGALVGLLVGGGLILLLDSLEGKFYTLEDVREALRQREIAILGVLPLLPGADAYNGEIPVVVDPESPYADFYERLRSNLRRVEGKMLKVILVTSVVGQEGKTISAYNLAIASARAGKRTLIIETDLRSPSQARSLKITPDPDSVIEPLRYYGQFGDCIRLVPDIENLYIVPSTGPQRQAAAILESSEMRRLLEDVRGRFDVVILDTPSLSLCNDALLLEPYSDGMLLVTRPGYTEDSLLAEATDQLAESDFRLLGAIINGVDIPVQSIEPLEDDELIVQPLDEPDAEDLEQVATGVRDYR
- a CDS encoding two-component system response regulator, which produces MNGLELERPKILVVDDHPASRMTAVALLSVEGYDVLEADSGPAALTCVTQGNPDLILLDVMMPGMDGFEVCRRLKQDEQTRLTPVIFITALNDRRARLKGIEAGGDDFLTKPFDQLELSARVKSLVGQKRLNEDLDHAEQVLFSIARTVESRDPNTGDHCERLVMRVKAFGEYLNLSRSEVRDLMWAGYLHDIGKVGIPDAVLLKTAGFTPEEWEVMKQHVLIGEKICQPLRTMRGVLPIIRHHHERWNGSGYPDGLAGSDIPSLVQVFQLIDIYDALTHERPYKRAYSPEEAISILLEETDRGWRNPKLVKQFQDFVYQSEIKPLLSNTQVETVSHLLESPVS